The window GCTGCAGGTCGTGCAGGGTGACGACCGCCGGCAGGCTCGAGCGGGGCGGCAGCGTCCCGCCCAGGTGGTGGACCAGCGCCACCCCGTCGCGCCGGGCGGTGTTGGCCAGCCAGGTGCCCTCGGCCACGATCCGCATGGGTTTGAGGCGACCGCGCAGGGGCAGGAGGCGGGTCGGGTAGCGGCCGGCGACACGGGGGTGGGTGGCGGCGAACGACTCCAGGGCGTAGAGGCGGTGCTCCAGGTCGTCGGGGCGATCCTCGGCCAGCGCCGTCAGCAGCTCGACCGTCGCCTCCTCGGTGCCGCCCACCACGCCCGGCACGAGCCACAGGAGGTTGAAGGCCACCTGCGTCTTCGTGTCGGTGGTGTCGGTACCGGTCACGTCGCTCAAGTCCACACCCTTCCGCGGGCCGCGGCGAACTCGTAGGCGGCCACCGTCTGGCTGGCCGTCGCCTCCCAGGTGTACTCGGCGGCGCGGGCCAACGCCGCCGCCCGGAGCTGCTCGGAGAAGTCGAAGTCGTCGAGGATCGACGCGATGGCGCCGGCGATGGCGTCCGGGTCGTAGGGGTCGATGGCGATCCCCGCTCCCCCGGCGACGAGCTCCTCGGTGGCCGTGCCCTTCGACGTGACCACCGGCGCGCCCTGCGCCAACGCCTCGGCGACCGGCAGCCCGTAGCCCTCCCACAGCGACGGGTACGCCACCACGGCGGCCGCCCGGTAGAGGGCCGGCAGCTCGTCCGGCGGCACGAAGCCGAGCAGCTTCACCCGGTCGCCGAGCTGGGCGGCCTCGGGGCCGAGCGCGTCGCCCCAGCCGGTGGGGCCGACGACGGCCAGCGTCACGTCGTCGTGCGGCACCCGCTGCATGGCCTGCAGGAGGCGGGGGAGGTTCTTGCGGGGCTCCAGCGTGCCGACCGACAGCACGTAGCGGCCGGTGAGCCCGTAGCGGGCCCGCATGCGGACGACGGCGTCGTCGGTGGCGGCCTCGGCCGCCATGCCCCAGGGGATCACCCGCAGCCGGCCCTGCTCGATGCCGGCCGCCGAGCAGTCGTCGCGGGTGGCGTTGGAGGGGCACAGCACCAGGTCGGCGTCGTCGCGGGTGCGGGCCAGCGCCCCCTCGAAGAACTGCACGCCGTTGGCGGTGAAGTTGCCGGGGTCGCGGCGCCAGGCCAGGTCGTGGATGGTCACCACCAGCGGGCAGGTGCGGCGGGGCACGGCGTAGCCGGTGGCGTGGACCAGGTCGACCCGGCCGGTCGCCGACTCGACGCCGGGCCAGCGCAGCCGGTTCCACGACTCGTACAGCACCTTGCGGGGGAAGGGCAGTTGCCGCACGGGGATCACCGGTCGCCACGACTCGGGCGGCTGGCGCAGGTGCCTCGCAGCCACGCCGATCTGGTCGACCCGCCGCGTCGCCGCCACCGCCCGGACCTGCTCGAGCGCGGCACGCGCCGTGCCCCCGGGCACACGGTGCCAACACTGCTCCAGGACGACGGCAACTCGCACGGCTTCGAATGATCGCACGAACGGGACGGGTGGGGCGGAACCCCGTCGTCATACGGCGTCGCTGGGGGGCCACCGAGGGTTCATCGGACGCTCGGTCGCAGCGCTCGTGAAGGCGGTACAGTGCGCGGCCATGTCTGGGTTCTGGTCCGACCGCAAGGTGCTCGTCACCGGTGGCACGGGGTTCCTCGGGAAGCACGTCGCCGCCAAGCTGAACCAGCGTGGCGTCGGATCGCTGTCCACCCCGTCATCGTCCGACTACGACCTCCGCGTCCCGGGCGACGTGGAGCGCATGTTCGACGACCTGGAGCCCGATCTCGTCGTCCACCTCGCGGCCCGGGTCGGCGGCATCGGCGCCAACCAGGAGCGGCCGGCCGCGCTCTACCTCGACAACCTGCTGATGGGCACCTACGTCATCGAGCAGGCCCGGCTGTCGGGCACGCCCAAGGCGGTGGTGATCGGCACGATCTGCTCGTACCCGAAGCACACGCCGGTGCCGTTCAGCGAGGACTCGCTGTGGCAGGGCTACCCCGAGGAGACCAACGCCCCGTACGGCATCGCCAAGCTGGCGCAGCTCGTGCAGGCGCAGTCGAACCGGGCGCAGTACGGGCAGAACGTCGTGTACCTGATGCCGACGAACCTGTACGGCCCGGGCGACAAGTTCAACGCCGCCGTCAGCCACGTGATCCCCGCGCTGATCAAGAAGTGCGTCGAGGCCCGGGAGCAGGGGCTCGACCACATCGAGGTGTGGGGCACGGGCGCCGCCTCGCGTGAGTTCCTCTACGTCGACGACGCGGCCGAGGGCATCGTGCTGGCGGCCGAGCGCTACGACGGGCCTCTCCCGGTCAACCTGGGCACCGACGAGGAGGTCCCGATCCGCGACCTGGTGCCCCTGATCGCCGAGGCCACCGGGTTCACCGGCGAGGTGCGCTGGGACACGTCGAAGCCCGACGGCCAGCCCCGCCGCCGCGTCGACCCCTCCCGCGCCGCCGACCTGTTCGACTTCAAGGCCCAGACCCCGTTCACGGTCGGCCTGAAGACGACCGTCGAGTGGTACGAGGCCCACCGAGCCGAAGCCGAGGCCCGAGCGGTCTGACCCACCCCTCCCCCGGCAAATTGCGTTCGAAAACCCGCTCATGGCGGGCTGATCGACGCAATGTGCCGGGACTGGGCGTCGCCGACACCGCCGACCCTTACGGGTGGCGGAGGGCCTTGCGGAAGTAGTCGGCGGTGCGGGCCAACCCCTCGCGAACGTCGACGCTGGGCTCCCAGCCGAGGCTCTTGCGGGCCAGGCTGATGTCGGGCTTGCGCTGGGTGGGGTCGTCGGCCGGCAGCTGCTCGTAGACGATCTCCGACGAGGAGCCCACCACGTCCAGCACGATCTCGGCCAGCTCGGACACCGTGAACTCCACCGGGTTGCCGATGTTCACGGGCCCCGTGATGTCGCCGTCGAGCAGCGCGACGATCCCCCGGATCTCGTCGTCGACGTAGCAGAAGCTCCGGGACTGCGTCCCGTCCCCGTAGATCGTCAACGACTTCCCCTGGATGGCCTGCACGAGGAAGTTCGACACCACCCGCCCGTCCTCGATCCTCATCCGAGGACCGTAGGTGTTGTGGCAGGCCACGCCGGTCCCCGCCCAGAAGTTCTCCCGGCCCGGGACCGAGAAGTCGTAGACCAGCTCGGTCGGTTCGATCTCCTCGATCGACTTCACCGGAGCCCACACGAGGTCGCCAGTGCGGCGAGCGTTCAGCTTCTGCGTGACACCACGGTCCCAGTCGAGCGGGCTCCACGGTGACACCTGCGGCACCGTGACCCGCCAGAAGGGATACCGACGA is drawn from Acidimicrobiales bacterium and contains these coding sequences:
- a CDS encoding glycosyltransferase family 1 protein; amino-acid sequence: MRVAVVLEQCWHRVPGGTARAALEQVRAVAATRRVDQIGVAARHLRQPPESWRPVIPVRQLPFPRKVLYESWNRLRWPGVESATGRVDLVHATGYAVPRRTCPLVVTIHDLAWRRDPGNFTANGVQFFEGALARTRDDADLVLCPSNATRDDCSAAGIEQGRLRVIPWGMAAEAATDDAVVRMRARYGLTGRYVLSVGTLEPRKNLPRLLQAMQRVPHDDVTLAVVGPTGWGDALGPEAAQLGDRVKLLGFVPPDELPALYRAAAVVAYPSLWEGYGLPVAEALAQGAPVVTSKGTATEELVAGGAGIAIDPYDPDAIAGAIASILDDFDFSEQLRAAALARAAEYTWEATASQTVAAYEFAAARGRVWT
- a CDS encoding GDP-L-fucose synthase yields the protein MSGFWSDRKVLVTGGTGFLGKHVAAKLNQRGVGSLSTPSSSDYDLRVPGDVERMFDDLEPDLVVHLAARVGGIGANQERPAALYLDNLLMGTYVIEQARLSGTPKAVVIGTICSYPKHTPVPFSEDSLWQGYPEETNAPYGIAKLAQLVQAQSNRAQYGQNVVYLMPTNLYGPGDKFNAAVSHVIPALIKKCVEAREQGLDHIEVWGTGAASREFLYVDDAAEGIVLAAERYDGPLPVNLGTDEEVPIRDLVPLIAEATGFTGEVRWDTSKPDGQPRRRVDPSRAADLFDFKAQTPFTVGLKTTVEWYEAHRAEAEARAV